In Vibrio sp. STUT-A11, a genomic segment contains:
- a CDS encoding DNA polymerase III subunit psi encodes MSINEKQYLHEMGISTWELIHPDRLAGYQSPVIDLPSACKLLLVSPTCPVNESAILFEKILKSMKLTLDQAMHLEPERFPLLGEHQLEWVWFSGCDVNESPNIKQLTSPLLQDIDGNNEQKRALWQQICSYS; translated from the coding sequence ATGTCGATTAACGAGAAACAGTACTTACATGAAATGGGAATCAGCACTTGGGAGTTGATTCATCCAGATAGGTTAGCGGGCTATCAATCACCAGTGATTGATCTGCCAAGTGCTTGCAAGCTTCTACTGGTTTCCCCAACCTGTCCTGTGAATGAGTCAGCCATCCTATTCGAGAAAATACTCAAGAGTATGAAATTAACTCTCGATCAAGCCATGCATCTGGAACCTGAACGATTTCCTTTACTAGGTGAGCATCAGTTGGAATGGGTATGGTTCTCCGGGTGTGATGTGAATGAGAGTCCAAACATCAAGCAACTCACTTCACCATTACTTCAGGACATTGATGGGAACAACGAACAAAAAAGAGCACTTTGGCAGCAAATTTGTTCTTATTCGTAA
- a CDS encoding DUF5363 domain-containing protein — protein MNWLKKAIKRYDDWCKEMGLTPDQKRSCVPYRQDPVHQSEEPNGEAQNAAPKSTESNKKSQDEAL, from the coding sequence ATGAATTGGTTGAAAAAAGCAATCAAGCGCTACGACGATTGGTGTAAAGAGATGGGGCTCACTCCTGACCAAAAACGCAGCTGTGTGCCTTATCGACAGGATCCTGTGCATCAGAGTGAGGAGCCAAACGGTGAGGCGCAAAATGCAGCGCCTAAATCTACCGAGAGCAATAAAAAGTCTCAAGATGAAGCTCTTTGA
- a CDS encoding SCP2 domain-containing protein produces MLNKIRSQLVKNAANILRSPVQLLPQAVQKKALLEGLNMVFKEALEDGDFEFLQDKWLKVAIKDLNLAWYISYQDENLLVAEKPVQEDVSFSGNLNDLVLIAGRKEDPDTLFFQRRLSIEGDTELGLEVKNLMDSVDLEQLPKAMQVALNQLADFVQKGVQQPAQQPGVANAYSN; encoded by the coding sequence GTGTTAAACAAGATTCGCAGTCAACTAGTCAAAAACGCAGCCAATATCTTGCGCTCTCCAGTCCAGTTATTACCGCAAGCGGTGCAGAAAAAGGCCTTACTTGAAGGTCTGAACATGGTATTCAAAGAGGCGCTGGAAGATGGCGATTTTGAGTTCCTGCAAGATAAGTGGTTAAAAGTTGCGATTAAAGACTTGAACTTAGCCTGGTACATCAGCTATCAAGATGAAAACTTGCTTGTTGCTGAAAAACCAGTTCAGGAAGATGTGAGTTTTAGTGGTAATCTAAACGACCTAGTATTAATTGCGGGTCGTAAAGAAGACCCTGACACGCTGTTCTTCCAACGTCGTCTTTCGATTGAAGGAGACACTGAGCTTGGCTTAGAAGTGAAAAACTTAATGGACAGTGTGGACTTAGAGCAGTTACCAAAAGCCATGCAAGTCGCTCTGAACCAATTGGCAGACTTTGTCCAAAAAGGGGTTCAGCAGCCTGCACAACAACCCGGAGTAGCGAATGCTTATTCGAACTGA
- a CDS encoding N-acetyltransferase — MLIRTEAPADILTIDRLLKHAFPTDAEANLVMRLRENGKLTLSLVACTDEGEVIGHALFSPVTLNSEDLSWQGLAPLAVHEDYRRQGIGAELIKEGFDSLRDFGYPVCVVLGSPDYYARQGFRSCDDLGFECAWEVPQGAFRIAEIVEGQCAGRSGRIDYSPEFDEL, encoded by the coding sequence ATGCTTATTCGAACTGAAGCCCCTGCGGACATTCTTACCATTGACCGCTTATTGAAACACGCTTTTCCAACTGACGCGGAGGCTAATTTAGTGATGCGTTTACGTGAAAATGGCAAGCTGACTTTGTCATTGGTGGCGTGTACGGATGAAGGGGAAGTGATTGGTCATGCTTTATTTAGCCCAGTTACCTTAAATAGTGAAGATCTGTCATGGCAAGGACTGGCGCCATTAGCGGTACACGAAGACTATCGACGCCAAGGCATTGGAGCTGAATTGATTAAAGAAGGCTTCGACTCTTTACGCGATTTTGGTTATCCGGTTTGTGTTGTGCTCGGCTCGCCAGATTACTACGCTCGTCAGGGCTTTAGATCTTGTGATGACTTAGGATTTGAATGTGCATGGGAAGTACCTCAAGGTGCATTCCGTATTGCTGAAATCGTTGAAGGTCAATGTGCGGGGCGTTCTGGTCGCATTGATTATTCGCCTGAGTTCGACGAGTTATAA
- a CDS encoding TatD family hydrolase — MKLFDTHCHFDFDEFQDDFEHNLTLAQEIGVSRILIPSVGPSNWSRIQTLAQRYSQLYYALGFHPYFLEEHFEQHLAELEDYLKQKASQCVAIGECGLDFAIDVDPQLQEKALETQFELARHFELPVILHSRKAHNRLIQMVKAAKLPKGGVVHAFAGSYQQAMEWVRLGFFIGVGGTITYPRAQKTRDAIQKLALENLVIETDAPDMPILGYQGQPNHPAKLIHVLNMLVELRRGEKQSIASQLWKNSNFAFSICE; from the coding sequence ATGAAGCTCTTTGATACCCACTGTCATTTTGATTTTGATGAGTTTCAGGATGATTTTGAGCACAACCTGACTCTGGCTCAAGAAATTGGGGTTAGCAGAATCCTGATCCCGTCAGTCGGCCCTTCAAACTGGTCACGCATTCAAACCCTAGCCCAGCGATATTCCCAGTTATACTACGCGCTCGGGTTCCATCCGTATTTTCTTGAAGAACACTTTGAGCAGCACCTTGCTGAACTGGAAGATTATCTCAAACAAAAAGCGTCACAGTGTGTTGCAATAGGAGAGTGCGGATTAGACTTTGCGATTGACGTCGATCCTCAATTGCAAGAAAAGGCTCTTGAAACTCAATTCGAGCTTGCCAGGCATTTCGAGCTTCCGGTCATTTTACATAGCCGAAAAGCGCACAATCGGCTGATACAAATGGTTAAAGCGGCGAAGTTGCCTAAAGGTGGTGTCGTGCATGCTTTTGCCGGGAGCTATCAGCAAGCGATGGAGTGGGTCAGATTAGGTTTTTTCATCGGTGTGGGGGGAACGATCACCTACCCAAGAGCCCAAAAAACTCGCGACGCAATTCAAAAATTAGCCCTTGAAAACTTAGTAATTGAAACAGATGCTCCAGATATGCCTATACTTGGATATCAGGGGCAACCAAATCATCCGGCGAAACTCATTCACGTATTGAATATGCTCGTAGAGTTGCGTAGAGGAGAAAAGCAATCGATTGCGTCTCAACTATGGAAAAATAGCAATTTCGCCTTCTCAATATGTGAATAA
- the rimI gene encoding ribosomal protein S18-alanine N-acetyltransferase has protein sequence MTIEIIPMCEAHLEQVWQIEQQAHSHPWAESLVRDLSSRGACHHVMVEGDSVLGYFYAQNIVGEVTLLNIAVDPSQQGKGHGQKLLDAFLHHCEQVKAESAWLEVRESNHAAIHIYEQAGFNELDRRYNYYPAKTGNGKEDAIIMSYLFFH, from the coding sequence ATGACGATTGAAATTATTCCGATGTGTGAAGCGCATTTGGAACAAGTTTGGCAAATCGAACAGCAAGCACATTCTCACCCTTGGGCTGAGTCATTAGTTCGTGACTTATCAAGCCGAGGTGCTTGTCACCATGTGATGGTAGAAGGTGACTCGGTCCTTGGTTATTTTTATGCTCAGAACATTGTCGGAGAAGTAACACTGCTGAATATTGCCGTCGATCCTTCGCAACAAGGCAAAGGCCATGGCCAAAAATTGCTGGATGCATTTCTACATCACTGTGAGCAAGTCAAAGCAGAAAGTGCTTGGCTGGAAGTGAGAGAAAGTAACCACGCTGCCATCCATATTTATGAACAAGCGGGTTTTAATGAATTGGACCGCCGCTATAACTATTACCCGGCCAAAACAGGTAATGGAAAAGAAGACGCGATTATCATGAGTTACCTCTTCTTTCATTAG
- the prfC gene encoding peptide chain release factor 3: protein MSNTPFLGEVSKRRTFAIISHPDAGKTTITEKVLLFGNAIQKAGTVKGRGNAQHAKSDWMEMEKERGISVTTSVMQFPYNDCLVNLLDTPGHEDFSEDTYRTLTAVDSCLMVIDAAKGVEDRTRKLMEVTRLRDTPIVTFMNKLDRDVRDPMEVLDEVENELGMMCAPITWPIGCGKEFKGVYHIHRDETILYESGHGHEIQEVRIIKGLDNPELDEQVGADLAESVREELELVMGACPEFDLEMFLTGDLTPVYFGTALGNFGVDHMLDGLTEWAPAPKTRQAVERDVEATEDKFSGFVFKIQANMDPKHRDRIAFMRIVSGTYTQGMKMNHVRLGKQVSISDAVTFMAGDRARAEHAYAGDIIGLHNHGTIQIGDTFTQGESLKFSGIPNFAPELFRRIRLKDPLKQKQLLKGLVQLSEEGAVQVFRPLQNNDLIVGAVGVLQFDVVVARLKSEYNVEAIYEGVNVATARWVECDDAKKLDEFQRKNQTNLALDGGDNLTYIAPTMVNLNLAKERFPDVDFRATREH, encoded by the coding sequence ATGTCAAATACACCTTTTCTAGGCGAAGTGTCTAAACGTAGAACATTCGCTATTATTTCTCACCCGGATGCGGGTAAAACAACCATTACCGAAAAAGTACTTTTATTCGGAAACGCTATCCAAAAAGCAGGTACCGTTAAAGGTCGTGGTAATGCTCAGCATGCTAAATCTGACTGGATGGAAATGGAAAAGGAACGTGGTATCTCGGTAACCACTTCTGTGATGCAGTTTCCTTACAACGATTGTCTGGTTAACCTGCTAGATACTCCGGGACACGAAGACTTCTCTGAAGATACGTACCGTACATTAACAGCGGTTGACTCTTGTTTGATGGTTATCGATGCGGCGAAAGGTGTCGAGGATCGTACTCGTAAATTGATGGAAGTTACGCGTCTGCGAGATACACCAATCGTCACCTTCATGAACAAACTTGACCGTGATGTTCGTGATCCAATGGAAGTATTGGACGAAGTAGAAAACGAACTGGGTATGATGTGTGCGCCAATTACCTGGCCGATCGGCTGTGGTAAAGAGTTTAAAGGTGTGTACCACATTCACCGTGACGAGACGATTCTTTATGAATCTGGCCATGGGCATGAGATTCAGGAAGTACGCATCATCAAAGGCTTGGATAACCCTGAACTGGATGAACAAGTCGGTGCGGATCTGGCAGAAAGCGTACGTGAAGAGCTTGAGCTAGTGATGGGGGCATGTCCAGAGTTTGACTTGGAAATGTTCTTAACGGGTGACCTTACGCCAGTTTACTTCGGTACTGCATTGGGCAACTTCGGTGTGGACCACATGCTAGATGGTTTGACTGAGTGGGCGCCTGCGCCGAAAACTCGTCAAGCGGTTGAGCGTGATGTAGAAGCAACAGAAGATAAATTCTCTGGTTTCGTGTTTAAGATCCAGGCAAACATGGATCCAAAACACCGCGACCGTATCGCATTTATGCGTATTGTATCGGGTACTTACACGCAAGGCATGAAGATGAACCATGTTCGTCTTGGTAAGCAAGTAAGCATTTCCGATGCGGTAACCTTCATGGCTGGTGACCGTGCACGTGCAGAACACGCTTACGCGGGCGACATCATTGGTTTACACAACCACGGTACTATCCAGATTGGTGATACTTTCACGCAAGGTGAATCACTTAAGTTCTCTGGTATTCCGAACTTTGCACCAGAACTGTTCCGTCGTATTCGCCTGAAAGATCCATTGAAGCAGAAGCAGTTGCTGAAAGGTCTGGTTCAGTTGTCTGAAGAAGGTGCGGTACAGGTGTTCCGTCCACTACAAAACAACGATCTAATCGTTGGTGCGGTTGGTGTGCTTCAGTTTGACGTGGTTGTAGCTCGTCTGAAGTCTGAGTACAACGTGGAAGCGATTTACGAAGGCGTAAACGTCGCAACGGCTCGTTGGGTAGAGTGTGACGACGCGAAGAAACTGGATGAGTTCCAGCGTAAGAACCAGACTAATTTAGCGCTCGATGGTGGTGACAACTTAACTTACATCGCGCCGACAATGGTTAACCTGAATCTGGCGAAAGAACGCTTCCCGGATGTTGATTTCCGCGCGACTCGTGAGCACTAA
- a CDS encoding NupC/NupG family nucleoside CNT transporter, with protein MSLFMSLVGMVVLIAIAFAFSSNRKAINLRTVGGAFAIQFALGAFVLYVPWGRDLLNGFSSGVSNVINYGNDGSSFLFGGLVSDKMFEVFGGGGFVFAFRVLPTLIFFSALISVLYYIGVMQWVIKILGGALQKALGTSRAESMSAAANIFVGQTEAPLVVRPFVPKMTQSELFAVMCGGLASVAGGVLAGYASMGVPLEYLVAASFMAAPGGLLFAKILHPETDQPHESIEEAMDGGDDKPVNVIDAAAGGAASGLQLALNVGAMLIAFVGLIALINGMLGGIGGWFGMPELTLELILGYAFSPLAFLIGVPWAEAVTAGSFIGQKIVVNEFVAYLNFTPYIGENAQVIAATGEVMSEKTTAIISFALCGFANLSSIAILLGGLGGLAPSRRPDIARMGVKAVLAGTLSNLMAATIAGFCLSLAAL; from the coding sequence ATGAGCCTGTTTATGAGCCTGGTTGGTATGGTAGTGCTAATTGCAATTGCATTCGCATTCTCATCTAACCGCAAAGCTATCAACTTAAGAACTGTGGGTGGTGCATTCGCTATCCAATTCGCATTAGGTGCATTTGTTCTTTATGTACCTTGGGGCCGTGATCTACTGAACGGTTTCTCTAGTGGTGTATCTAACGTTATCAACTACGGTAACGATGGTTCATCATTCCTATTCGGTGGTCTTGTGTCTGACAAGATGTTCGAAGTATTCGGTGGCGGTGGTTTCGTCTTCGCGTTCCGTGTTCTTCCTACACTGATCTTCTTCTCTGCTCTGATCTCAGTTCTGTACTACATTGGCGTTATGCAATGGGTTATCAAGATTCTTGGTGGCGCACTACAGAAAGCACTTGGTACTTCTCGTGCAGAATCAATGTCAGCAGCAGCTAACATTTTCGTAGGTCAAACTGAAGCGCCACTTGTGGTTCGTCCATTCGTTCCTAAAATGACTCAATCAGAGCTATTCGCGGTAATGTGTGGTGGTCTGGCTTCTGTTGCTGGTGGTGTACTAGCGGGTTACGCATCAATGGGTGTGCCTCTAGAGTACCTAGTTGCGGCATCATTCATGGCGGCACCTGGTGGTCTACTATTCGCTAAGATTCTTCACCCTGAGACAGATCAGCCTCATGAAAGCATCGAAGAAGCAATGGACGGCGGTGACGACAAACCTGTCAACGTAATCGATGCAGCAGCAGGCGGTGCGGCTTCTGGTCTACAACTAGCACTAAACGTAGGTGCAATGCTAATCGCATTCGTAGGTCTGATTGCTCTTATCAACGGTATGCTAGGTGGCATCGGCGGTTGGTTCGGTATGCCTGAGCTAACTCTTGAGCTAATCCTGGGTTACGCGTTCTCTCCACTAGCATTCCTAATCGGTGTTCCATGGGCTGAAGCAGTAACTGCTGGTTCATTCATCGGTCAGAAAATTGTAGTGAACGAATTCGTTGCATACTTGAACTTCACGCCTTACATCGGTGAAAACGCTCAAGTAATCGCAGCAACTGGCGAAGTAATGTCTGAGAAGACTACGGCTATCATCTCATTTGCACTGTGTGGTTTCGCGAACCTTTCTTCTATCGCGATCCTACTAGGTGGTCTGGGTGGTCTAGCGCCAAGCCGTCGTCCAGATATCGCTCGCATGGGTGTTAAAGCAGTACTAGCTGGTACGTTGTCTAACCTAATGGCAGCGACAATTGCAGGCTTCTGCTTAAGCCTTGCAGCTCTATAA
- a CDS encoding bifunctional diguanylate cyclase/phosphodiesterase — MPSQQLQHWFATLTSNSPFFFAILDKKHNYRMVNERYCDIAGLSNEELIGLNDVHVLGEQFYKKLAPYYQRAFDGSHVEAEITLDETDLESSLHFSLSPVYEDSDIRFVVFHAVDTSEKQILARSLEESESKFAKLTQLLPDGLLLIEEDVIISANPASARLLGINSPHDLLGEKLSRLFIDETTKKVFGHPLSTLISDKPFVCLTSARCGFERKVQLHADSAAILGSASQIILIQDADNAPKHLSTASGEDANIDSLTKLYNRFGFTKRLEQLLKKKTPLLLFYLDIDNFKNINDSLGHHIGDKVIQEVSARLKRLLPSQAIIGHLGSDEFGILLPEPENARMAEILSDRIISLINQPFDLHHFSKRLACSIGSVRYPEDGQDARILLQNADTAMYEAKDRGRNRLIKFNDQMNKEARMRLWLEIELQKALQQNGLEVWYQPKVNARDFSINGAEALVRWKHPVEGYISPGAFIPVAERAGLIEHLGRVVMRDVFNTVKRWKQQSVLPGRVAINLSPEQFGNPQLIDFMEKLLRTTDLDPSCITFELTESAVMSDSEHTLQMLNAIKKLGFALSIDDFGTGYSSLSYLARFPIDELKIDRAFISDIDTLPKQVTVIENIINLGKSLDLSVVAEGVETHQQATLLSNLQCHSIQGFHFYRPQPKHEIEELFVQNRRHKN; from the coding sequence ATGCCTTCCCAGCAATTACAACATTGGTTTGCCACGCTAACCTCAAATAGCCCTTTCTTTTTCGCCATCCTTGATAAGAAACATAATTATCGAATGGTGAATGAGCGCTATTGTGATATCGCCGGATTGAGTAATGAAGAGCTCATAGGACTCAACGACGTTCATGTTTTAGGAGAGCAGTTCTACAAAAAACTCGCCCCTTATTATCAACGTGCGTTCGATGGTTCACATGTAGAAGCAGAGATTACTCTGGATGAAACCGACCTAGAGTCCAGCCTTCATTTTAGTTTGTCACCCGTTTATGAAGACAGTGATATCCGGTTTGTGGTTTTTCATGCTGTCGATACCTCAGAGAAACAAATCCTTGCTCGCTCACTAGAAGAGTCAGAAAGCAAGTTTGCCAAATTAACCCAACTTTTACCCGATGGTTTATTGCTTATCGAAGAAGATGTCATCATTTCGGCAAACCCGGCTTCGGCTAGATTACTCGGGATAAACTCGCCTCACGATCTGCTTGGGGAAAAGCTTAGCCGCTTGTTCATTGATGAAACTACCAAAAAAGTCTTCGGTCACCCTTTAAGTACCCTGATTTCTGACAAGCCTTTTGTTTGCTTAACCAGCGCGCGATGTGGGTTTGAGCGCAAAGTACAACTTCATGCGGATTCAGCTGCCATATTGGGTAGTGCATCACAAATTATTCTGATTCAAGATGCCGACAATGCGCCAAAGCATTTATCAACGGCATCGGGCGAAGACGCAAATATTGATTCACTGACCAAATTGTACAATCGTTTTGGTTTTACTAAACGCCTGGAACAACTGCTCAAAAAGAAGACGCCACTACTGCTCTTCTATCTGGATATTGATAATTTCAAAAATATCAATGACTCACTTGGTCATCATATTGGTGACAAAGTAATTCAAGAAGTCTCAGCACGTCTAAAGCGTTTATTGCCAAGTCAGGCAATCATTGGTCACCTTGGCAGTGATGAATTCGGTATTTTGTTACCTGAGCCAGAAAATGCTCGGATGGCTGAAATCCTCTCGGATAGGATTATTTCTCTAATCAACCAACCTTTCGACTTGCATCACTTTAGTAAACGGCTTGCTTGCTCTATTGGTAGCGTTCGCTATCCAGAGGATGGCCAAGATGCCCGAATTCTGCTGCAAAACGCCGATACTGCTATGTACGAGGCGAAAGATCGGGGGCGAAACCGCCTGATCAAATTTAACGATCAGATGAATAAAGAAGCACGAATGCGTTTATGGCTGGAAATTGAGCTACAAAAAGCACTGCAGCAAAATGGTTTGGAAGTGTGGTATCAGCCAAAAGTAAACGCGCGTGATTTCAGTATCAACGGTGCGGAAGCCTTGGTACGCTGGAAACACCCTGTAGAAGGCTACATTAGCCCTGGTGCATTCATTCCCGTTGCCGAGCGAGCTGGATTGATCGAGCACCTGGGACGAGTGGTAATGCGTGATGTTTTCAATACAGTAAAACGCTGGAAGCAGCAAAGCGTTTTGCCAGGGCGCGTCGCGATTAACTTATCGCCCGAGCAGTTTGGCAACCCACAACTGATCGACTTTATGGAAAAGTTACTACGTACTACCGACCTCGACCCAAGTTGTATTACCTTTGAGCTTACAGAAAGTGCGGTAATGAGCGACAGTGAACATACACTGCAAATGCTAAACGCCATCAAAAAACTGGGGTTTGCCTTGTCTATTGATGACTTTGGAACTGGCTATTCGTCTCTCTCTTACTTAGCCCGCTTCCCCATTGATGAGCTAAAAATCGACCGCGCTTTTATTAGTGATATTGACACCCTACCTAAGCAAGTGACCGTGATCGAAAACATTATCAATTTAGGTAAATCACTCGATTTATCCGTGGTTGCGGAAGGGGTCGAAACCCATCAGCAAGCGACGTTGCTTTCAAACCTGCAATGTCATTCTATTCAGGGCTTCCACTTTTATCGACCACAGCCGAAACACGAAATTGAAGAGCTCTTTGTGCAAAACCGTCGTCACAAGAACTGA